A single window of Chitinophaga sp. XS-30 DNA harbors:
- the rpsN gene encoding 30S ribosomal protein S14: MAKESVKARQRKREAMVAKFAEKRAALKAEGNYAELDKLPKNASPVRLHNRCQLSGRPKGYIRQFGMCRNMFRDMALAGKIPGVRKASW, from the coding sequence ATGGCAAAAGAATCCGTAAAAGCCAGACAAAGAAAGAGAGAAGCCATGGTAGCCAAATTTGCTGAAAAGCGCGCTGCGCTGAAAGCAGAAGGCAACTATGCTGAACTGGACAAACTGCCCAAGAACGCTTCTCCCGTTCGCCTGCATAACAGATGTCAACTGTCCGGTCGTCCTAAAGGATATATCCGTCAGTTCGGCATGTGCCGTAACATGTTCCGCGACATGGCACTGGCAGGCAAGATCCCTGGTGTAAGAAAAGCCAGCTGGTAA
- the rplC gene encoding 50S ribosomal protein L3, whose product MKGIIGKKIGMTSIFEANGKQTACTIIEAGPNVVSQVKSQSTDGYDAVQVAFGDKKEKHATKAEQNHFAKAQTSPKRYVKEFRNPDAAVAKALGETITCEIFAEGEVVDIVGTSKGKGFQGVVKRHGFSGVGEATHGQHDRQRAPGSVGGSSYPSRVFKGMRMAGQMGNERVKVKGLKVLKIFPEKNYILVSGSVPGHIGSIVLIQK is encoded by the coding sequence ATGAAAGGTATTATTGGTAAAAAGATTGGTATGACCAGCATCTTCGAGGCCAATGGAAAGCAGACAGCCTGCACCATTATCGAAGCCGGTCCCAACGTTGTTTCCCAGGTGAAATCCCAATCCACCGACGGGTATGACGCTGTACAGGTAGCATTCGGTGACAAGAAAGAAAAGCACGCTACCAAAGCAGAACAAAATCACTTCGCAAAAGCACAGACCTCCCCTAAACGTTACGTAAAAGAATTCCGCAATCCTGACGCTGCCGTGGCTAAAGCCCTCGGTGAAACCATCACCTGCGAGATCTTCGCTGAAGGTGAGGTTGTTGACATTGTAGGCACTTCCAAAGGTAAGGGCTTCCAGGGTGTTGTAAAACGTCACGGGTTCAGTGGTGTGGGTGAAGCTACCCACGGTCAGCATGACCGTCAGAGAGCGCCCGGTTCCGTTGGCGGTTCATCTTATCCTTCCCGTGTTTTCAAAGGTATGCGCATGGCCGGTCAGATGGGTAACGAAAGAGTGAAAGTGAAAGGGCTGAAAGTGCTGAAAATATTCCCTGAGAAGAATTACATCCTGGTAAGTGGTTCCGTTCCCGGCCACATTGGTTCAATCGTTTTAATCCAGAAATAG
- the rpsJ gene encoding 30S ribosomal protein S10, which produces MSQRIRIKLKSYDHNLVDKSAEKIVKTVRNTGAVVTGPIPLPTEKKIFTVLRSPHVNKKAREQFQLCTHKRLLDIYTSSSRTVDALSKLDLPSGVEVEIKA; this is translated from the coding sequence ATGTCTCAGAGAATTAGAATCAAGCTGAAGTCCTACGATCACAATCTGGTTGATAAATCGGCCGAGAAGATCGTTAAAACCGTGCGTAACACGGGTGCCGTGGTAACAGGTCCTATTCCTTTACCTACAGAGAAGAAAATCTTTACGGTACTGCGTTCTCCGCACGTGAACAAGAAAGCGCGTGAGCAATTCCAACTGTGTACGCATAAGCGTTTGTTGGACATTTACACATCTTCTTCCAGAACCGTAGATGCGCTGAGCAAGCTGGATCTGCCTTCTGGTGTGGAAGTGGAGATCAAAGCGTAG
- the rpsQ gene encoding 30S ribosomal protein S17, whose product MTERKLRKIRIGVVSSNKMDKTVTVNVERKVKHPIYGKFVKKTTKFMAHDEKNECSIGDTVRIMETRPLSKNKCWRMVEVIEKVK is encoded by the coding sequence ATGACCGAAAGAAAATTAAGAAAAATCAGGATCGGCGTCGTATCCAGCAATAAAATGGATAAGACAGTTACCGTAAACGTTGAACGTAAGGTGAAACACCCGATCTATGGTAAGTTCGTAAAAAAGACCACCAAGTTCATGGCACACGATGAAAAGAACGAGTGCAGCATTGGTGATACCGTAAGGATCATGGAAACACGCCCCCTGAGCAAAAACAAATGCTGGCGTATGGTGGAAGTGATCGAAAAAGTAAAGTAA
- the rplF gene encoding 50S ribosomal protein L6: MSRIGRAPIKLASGVTISVSPANEITVKGPKGELKQMIDRDIKVETKDGELIVSRPTDQIRHRAMHGLYRALIANMVTGVTEGFKKQLELVGVGYKAANQGQLLDLSLGYSHNIIFEVPKELKVATVTEKGQNPKIMLEGIDNQLLGQVAAKIRSLRKPEPYKGKGVRYSDEVVRKKAGKSAGK, encoded by the coding sequence ATGTCACGTATAGGAAGAGCTCCTATTAAATTGGCCAGCGGTGTTACCATCAGCGTATCCCCGGCTAACGAGATCACGGTAAAGGGCCCCAAGGGTGAACTGAAACAGATGATCGACCGCGATATCAAAGTGGAAACAAAGGATGGTGAACTGATTGTCAGCCGCCCTACCGACCAGATCCGCCATCGCGCCATGCACGGTCTGTACCGCGCATTGATAGCAAATATGGTGACCGGTGTGACCGAGGGGTTCAAAAAACAGCTTGAGCTCGTAGGTGTAGGTTACAAGGCTGCGAACCAGGGGCAGTTGCTGGACTTATCTTTGGGATATTCGCACAACATCATCTTCGAAGTGCCCAAAGAGCTGAAAGTAGCCACGGTTACTGAAAAAGGCCAGAATCCGAAGATCATGCTGGAAGGTATCGACAACCAGCTGCTCGGCCAGGTAGCCGCCAAGATCCGCAGCCTGCGCAAACCGGAGCCGTACAAAGGTAAAGGTGTTCGCTACAGCGATGAAGTGGTACGCAAGAAAGCAGGTAAATCTGCCGGTAAATAA
- the rplD gene encoding 50S ribosomal protein L4 produces MQLDILNIEGKKTGRTIELPEEIFGVEPNNHVIYLAVKQYLAAQRQGTHKVKTRAEVKGASRKLHKQKGTGGSRKGNIRNPLYKGGGTIFGPKPHAYDIKLNRKVKDLAKISALSAKAKENSIIIVEDINLDTPKTKTFESILGKLNINVAGKKTLVVLPEYNDNVYLSLRNIPTVDGTVLSDVNTYEIMNSNYVIFTESAAKIFTEEPADVVEA; encoded by the coding sequence ATGCAACTAGATATTTTAAATATAGAAGGTAAGAAAACCGGCAGGACCATCGAGCTTCCTGAAGAGATCTTTGGTGTTGAACCGAACAATCACGTGATCTACCTCGCTGTAAAGCAATACCTGGCTGCACAACGTCAGGGTACGCACAAGGTAAAGACCCGTGCTGAAGTGAAAGGTGCTTCCCGTAAACTGCACAAACAAAAAGGTACCGGCGGTTCCCGTAAAGGTAACATCCGTAACCCGCTGTATAAAGGCGGTGGTACCATCTTCGGCCCCAAGCCCCACGCTTACGACATCAAACTGAACCGTAAAGTGAAGGACCTGGCCAAGATCTCCGCACTGTCTGCGAAAGCAAAGGAAAACAGTATCATCATCGTTGAGGATATCAACCTGGATACTCCTAAAACCAAAACTTTCGAGAGCATCCTCGGTAAACTGAATATCAACGTAGCCGGCAAGAAAACCCTTGTGGTACTGCCCGAATATAATGATAACGTTTATCTGTCCCTCCGCAATATCCCTACCGTTGACGGTACGGTGCTGAGCGATGTGAACACTTACGAGATCATGAACAGCAACTACGTGATTTTCACGGAAAGCGCAGCAAAGATCTTTACAGAAGAGCCTGCTGACGTAGTTGAAGCGTAA
- the rpsH gene encoding 30S ribosomal protein S8, giving the protein MVTDPIADFLTRIRNAQMANHRIVEIPASKLKKRITEILYDKGYILKYKFEEDKKQGLIKIALKYDPQTKVPAIQDLQRISRPGLRQYSRPDGFPRVKNGLGIAIISTSKGVMTDKEAKVQNVGGEVVCFVY; this is encoded by the coding sequence ATGGTTACTGATCCAATAGCAGATTTTTTAACACGCATCCGTAACGCCCAGATGGCAAATCACAGGATCGTGGAAATCCCCGCTTCAAAACTGAAGAAACGCATTACCGAGATCTTGTACGACAAAGGTTATATCCTGAAGTACAAATTCGAAGAGGACAAGAAACAGGGCCTCATCAAGATAGCGTTGAAATACGATCCGCAAACAAAGGTACCGGCCATCCAGGACCTGCAGCGCATCAGCCGTCCCGGTCTGCGCCAGTATTCAAGGCCTGACGGATTCCCCCGCGTGAAGAACGGTTTGGGCATCGCTATCATCTCCACTTCCAAAGGTGTAATGACCGATAAGGAAGCTAAAGTGCAGAATGTAGGTGGCGAAGTAGTTTGCTTCGTTTATTAA
- the rpsE gene encoding 30S ribosomal protein S5 — MAKNSFNKVKAGDLELKEKVVTINRVTKTTKGGRTFSFSALVVVGNENGVVGHGLGKAKEVQEAITKGIDDAKKNLIKVPVHQGTIPHDQLAKEGAAKVLIKPAAHGTGVIAGGSMRAVLESAGITDVLAKSLGSANPHNVVKATFKALGMLREPIQIARTRSVSMKKVFNG, encoded by the coding sequence ATGGCAAAGAATTCATTCAATAAAGTAAAAGCTGGTGATCTGGAACTGAAAGAAAAGGTTGTAACGATCAACAGGGTTACCAAAACTACCAAAGGCGGACGTACCTTCAGTTTCTCCGCTCTGGTTGTGGTAGGTAATGAAAACGGCGTCGTTGGTCACGGCCTGGGTAAAGCCAAGGAAGTGCAGGAAGCCATTACCAAAGGTATCGATGATGCCAAGAAGAACCTGATCAAGGTTCCTGTTCATCAAGGTACTATTCCTCACGACCAGCTGGCCAAGGAAGGTGCAGCCAAGGTGCTGATCAAACCGGCTGCTCATGGTACCGGTGTGATCGCTGGTGGTTCCATGCGCGCAGTGCTGGAAAGCGCCGGTATCACCGACGTGCTGGCAAAATCCCTGGGTTCCGCTAACCCGCACAACGTGGTTAAAGCTACATTCAAAGCTTTGGGCATGTTGCGCGAGCCGATCCAGATCGCAAGGACACGCAGCGTGTCTATGAAGAAAGTATTCAACGGTTAA
- the rplR gene encoding 50S ribosomal protein L18, with translation MSTRTDRRQNIRFRIRKKISGTAQKPRLAVYRSNGDIYVQLIDDTNGTTLASASSRQKDIAAQQGTKSEKSKLVGAALAVKAAALGITTCVFDRSGYLYHGRVKAAADGAREGGLQF, from the coding sequence ATGAGTACAAGAACAGACAGAAGACAGAATATCCGCTTCCGTATCCGTAAAAAGATCAGCGGAACTGCACAAAAACCAAGGCTGGCCGTATATCGCAGCAATGGTGACATCTATGTGCAACTGATTGACGATACCAATGGCACCACCCTGGCCTCCGCTTCTTCCCGTCAGAAGGATATTGCAGCGCAGCAAGGTACCAAGAGCGAGAAATCAAAGCTCGTAGGTGCAGCGCTGGCTGTGAAGGCCGCCGCGCTGGGCATCACTACCTGCGTATTCGACAGAAGTGGTTACCTGTACCACGGCCGCGTAAAAGCAGCTGCCGATGGCGCACGCGAAGGCGGACTGCAATTCTGA
- the rpmD gene encoding 50S ribosomal protein L30: MAKIKVTQVKSGIDRPEKQKLTLKALGLKKMNASVEVEATPQVLGMVRAVNHLVKVEEVNA; the protein is encoded by the coding sequence ATGGCAAAGATTAAAGTCACTCAGGTAAAAAGCGGTATCGATCGTCCGGAAAAGCAGAAACTGACGCTGAAGGCCCTTGGTCTGAAGAAGATGAATGCTTCCGTAGAAGTAGAAGCGACCCCCCAGGTACTGGGTATGGTGCGCGCCGTGAACCACCTGGTAAAAGTGGAAGAAGTAAATGCATAA
- the rplV gene encoding 50S ribosomal protein L22: protein MEAVAKLNNNPTSTRKMRLLADLIRGMEVEKALNILKFHPKHPSTPLEKLLLSAVANWKVKNEGARVEDANLFVKTVFVDGGRVLKRMRPAPQGRGYRVRKRSNHVTIVVDGRTEAPQQ, encoded by the coding sequence ATGGAAGCAGTAGCTAAGCTGAACAATAATCCTACCTCCACCCGCAAAATGCGTTTGCTTGCAGACCTGATCCGCGGCATGGAAGTAGAGAAAGCTTTGAATATTTTGAAATTCCATCCCAAACACCCGAGCACTCCGCTGGAGAAATTGCTGCTCTCCGCAGTGGCTAACTGGAAAGTGAAGAACGAAGGAGCCAGGGTAGAAGATGCCAACCTGTTCGTCAAAACCGTTTTTGTAGACGGCGGCCGTGTTCTCAAAAGGATGCGCCCTGCTCCGCAAGGTAGAGGTTACCGTGTGCGCAAAAGAAGCAATCACGTCACCATTGTTGTAGATGGCCGCACTGAAGCCCCTCAGCAATAA
- the rplW gene encoding 50S ribosomal protein L23 yields MKLSDVLIKPVISEKVNKATEKFNRFYFIVDKKANKLEIKKAVEDFYGVTVAEVNTQVMPGKNKTRFTKAGFISGRKPSYKKAVITLAAGETIDLYANI; encoded by the coding sequence ATGAAACTGTCTGATGTTTTAATCAAGCCGGTGATTTCAGAGAAAGTAAACAAGGCAACTGAAAAGTTCAACCGTTTTTACTTCATTGTTGACAAGAAAGCCAACAAACTGGAGATCAAAAAGGCAGTGGAAGACTTCTACGGCGTAACCGTTGCGGAAGTGAATACACAGGTGATGCCCGGCAAGAACAAGACCCGCTTTACCAAAGCAGGCTTTATTTCCGGCCGCAAGCCTTCCTACAAGAAAGCCGTGATCACACTGGCTGCAGGAGAAACCATTGATCTGTATGCTAACATATAA
- the rplN gene encoding 50S ribosomal protein L14: MIQQESRLNVADNSGAKEVLCIRVLGNSGQDYAGVGDKIVVTVKDAIPGGGMKKGTVTKAVIVRTKKKLRRRDGSYIRFDDNAVVLLNNADEPRGTRIFGPVARELRDKGYMKIISLAPEVL; encoded by the coding sequence ATGATACAACAAGAATCAAGGCTGAACGTAGCTGATAACAGTGGTGCCAAGGAAGTGCTCTGCATCCGCGTACTCGGTAACTCCGGCCAGGACTATGCAGGTGTGGGCGACAAGATTGTGGTGACGGTGAAAGATGCCATCCCCGGTGGTGGTATGAAGAAAGGTACGGTAACCAAAGCTGTTATTGTAAGAACAAAGAAGAAACTCCGTCGCCGTGACGGTTCTTACATCCGCTTCGATGACAATGCCGTTGTATTGCTGAATAACGCTGATGAGCCCCGCGGTACCCGTATTTTCGGTCCGGTTGCCCGTGAGCTTCGCGATAAAGGATACATGAAGATCATCTCCCTGGCACCTGAAGTGCTTTAA
- the rpsC gene encoding 30S ribosomal protein S3 yields MGQKTNPIGNRLGIIRGWDSNWYGSKKDYAAKLIEDNKIRTYLNARINKGGISRVVIERTLGKLIITIHTSKPGIIIGKGGNEVDRIKEELKKLTGKEDVQINILEIRRPEIDATIVAETIAKQIESRINYKRAIKMAIATALRMGAEGIKVKVGGRLGGAEIARSEEMKQGRVPLHTYRMDIDYASLFALTVYGKIGIKVWICKGEVLGKRDLNPNAVSGKEGEGRTGGGRGGDHRGDRGGDRRDNRGGGDRRGGGDRGPRK; encoded by the coding sequence ATGGGTCAGAAAACAAATCCTATTGGTAACAGGTTAGGTATCATCAGAGGATGGGACTCTAATTGGTATGGCAGCAAGAAAGACTATGCAGCCAAGCTGATCGAGGATAACAAGATCAGGACTTACCTGAATGCACGTATCAACAAAGGCGGCATTTCACGTGTAGTGATCGAAAGGACGCTCGGTAAGCTCATCATTACCATTCATACCTCCAAACCTGGTATCATCATAGGTAAAGGCGGTAACGAAGTGGATCGCATCAAGGAAGAACTGAAGAAGCTGACCGGTAAGGAGGATGTACAGATCAATATCCTGGAGATCCGCCGTCCGGAAATAGATGCCACTATCGTTGCGGAAACGATCGCAAAGCAGATCGAAAGCCGTATCAACTATAAACGTGCGATCAAGATGGCGATCGCTACCGCGCTGCGTATGGGTGCGGAAGGGATCAAGGTGAAAGTAGGCGGCCGTTTGGGTGGTGCCGAGATCGCCCGTTCAGAGGAAATGAAACAAGGCCGTGTGCCCCTGCATACTTACCGTATGGATATCGATTACGCATCCCTGTTCGCATTGACCGTTTACGGCAAGATCGGTATCAAGGTGTGGATCTGTAAAGGTGAAGTGCTGGGTAAACGTGATCTGAACCCGAACGCCGTTTCCGGCAAGGAAGGTGAAGGACGTACCGGCGGTGGCCGTGGCGGTGATCATCGTGGCGATCGTGGTGGAGATAGAAGGGATAACCGTGGTGGCGGAGACAGAAGAGGCGGTGGAGACCGTGGTCCCCGTAAATAA
- the rplE gene encoding 50S ribosomal protein L5 gives MANTTYQPRLQSKYRNEVVAALQKKFNYKSTMQVPRLTKICLNQGINGAVGDKKLVDIAVDEMTRIAGQKAIATMSKKDISNFKLRKNMPIGARVTLRGVNMYEFLDRLISVSLPRVRDFKGISEKAFDGRGNYTLGVTEQIIFPEIDIDKVTRITGMDITFVTTASTNEEAYELLKEMGMPFKNIRKEN, from the coding sequence ATGGCAAACACAACATATCAACCCAGACTGCAATCCAAATACCGCAATGAAGTGGTGGCTGCTTTGCAAAAGAAATTCAACTATAAAAGCACCATGCAGGTGCCCCGCCTCACCAAAATTTGCCTGAACCAGGGCATCAACGGTGCGGTTGGTGATAAAAAGCTGGTGGATATCGCAGTAGACGAAATGACCCGTATTGCCGGTCAGAAAGCTATTGCCACCATGTCAAAGAAGGATATCTCCAACTTCAAACTGCGTAAGAACATGCCCATCGGTGCGCGTGTGACCCTGCGTGGCGTGAACATGTACGAGTTCCTGGACAGGCTGATCTCCGTATCCCTGCCCCGTGTGCGTGACTTCAAAGGCATCAGTGAAAAAGCTTTCGACGGCCGTGGCAACTATACCCTGGGCGTTACAGAGCAGATCATCTTCCCGGAGATCGATATCGATAAAGTGACCCGCATCACCGGTATGGATATCACTTTCGTAACCACCGCCTCTACCAATGAAGAGGCTTATGAGTTGCTGAAGGAAATGGGCATGCCTTTCAAGAATATCAGAAAAGAAAACTAA
- the rpsS gene encoding 30S ribosomal protein S19 translates to MGRSIKKGPYVDFKLEKKVEKQNEGTKRTVIKTWSRRSTITPDFVGHTFAVHNGNKFIPVYVTEFMVGHKLGEFAPTRNFKGHANKKM, encoded by the coding sequence ATGGGTCGTTCCATTAAAAAAGGTCCTTACGTAGACTTCAAATTAGAGAAGAAGGTAGAAAAACAGAATGAGGGCACCAAGCGTACGGTTATCAAAACCTGGAGCCGCCGCTCTACCATTACTCCCGACTTTGTGGGCCATACTTTTGCTGTGCATAACGGTAACAAGTTCATCCCGGTTTACGTAACCGAGTTCATGGTGGGTCACAAACTGGGAGAGTTTGCACCTACCCGTAACTTTAAAGGACACGCTAACAAGAAAATGTAG
- the rpmC gene encoding 50S ribosomal protein L29 produces the protein MPKAKLDLKGLNDQDLKDKLSEEQLRLKKITFSHAVTPIENPMSIRFMRREIARIQTELRKRELGF, from the coding sequence ATGCCTAAAGCAAAACTGGATCTTAAAGGCCTGAATGATCAGGATCTCAAAGACAAACTGTCTGAAGAGCAACTGCGCCTGAAAAAGATCACGTTCAGCCACGCGGTAACACCGATCGAAAATCCCATGAGCATCCGCTTCATGAGAAGGGAGATCGCCCGCATTCAGACTGAACTGCGCAAAAGAGAGCTGGGATTCTGA
- the rplB gene encoding 50S ribosomal protein L2: MALKKYKPMTAGTRWKIGNAFAELTTDTPEKGLLAPAPRTGGRNVQGRRSMRYIGGGHKKQYRIIDFKRDKINIPATVKTIEYDPNRSAFICLLSYADGEKRYILAPQGLQVGTTVISGPEVAPELGNALPLRNMPLGTVVHNIELQPGKGGAIARSAGTYAQLSNKEEKYAVLKMPSGELRKVLSTCMATVGTISNSDHALQSIGKAGANRWRGIRPRNRGVAMNPVDHPMGGGEGRSSGGHPRSRTGKYAKGLKTRKSHKSSDKLIITRKNGKKI; this comes from the coding sequence ATGGCACTGAAAAAGTACAAACCGATGACAGCCGGTACCCGTTGGAAAATCGGCAATGCGTTCGCAGAGCTGACCACCGACACCCCGGAGAAGGGCCTGCTGGCCCCCGCTCCAAGAACCGGCGGCAGGAACGTGCAGGGTAGAAGGTCCATGCGCTATATCGGCGGCGGACACAAGAAGCAATACCGTATCATCGACTTCAAACGGGACAAGATAAACATCCCGGCTACGGTTAAAACGATCGAATACGATCCGAACCGCAGCGCATTCATCTGCCTGCTGAGCTATGCAGATGGTGAAAAACGTTACATCCTTGCCCCCCAGGGCCTGCAGGTTGGCACCACTGTTATCAGCGGTCCCGAAGTTGCGCCTGAACTGGGTAATGCATTACCGCTGAGAAACATGCCTTTGGGTACTGTTGTACATAATATCGAGCTGCAGCCGGGTAAAGGCGGCGCTATCGCACGCAGTGCCGGTACCTATGCACAGCTGAGCAACAAGGAAGAAAAATACGCAGTACTGAAAATGCCCTCCGGCGAATTGCGCAAAGTGCTGAGCACTTGTATGGCAACCGTAGGGACCATTTCCAACTCTGATCACGCACTGCAGTCCATCGGTAAGGCCGGAGCCAATCGCTGGAGAGGTATTCGCCCCCGCAACCGCGGTGTAGCGATGAACCCTGTAGATCACCCGATGGGTGGTGGTGAAGGCCGTTCTTCCGGTGGTCACCCGAGATCAAGAACTGGCAAATATGCGAAAGGTCTGAAAACCAGGAAATCGCATAAGAGCTCGGATAAACTGATCATTACGCGGAAAAACGGTAAGAAAATATAA
- the rplO gene encoding 50S ribosomal protein L15, whose translation MNLQNLRPAKGAVHKEKRLGRGEASGKGGTATKGNKGAQSNTGYSSKRGHEGGQMPIQRRLPKRGFIPIDRTEYKVFNVGQLDQIIEKYGLQEFSLENLYMNGLISKTAKVKVLGHGELKSKVALKVNAISEKAKQAIEAAGGSVELV comes from the coding sequence ATGAACTTACAGAATTTAAGGCCCGCAAAAGGCGCCGTACATAAAGAAAAACGTCTTGGCCGCGGTGAAGCATCCGGTAAAGGTGGTACCGCTACGAAAGGTAACAAAGGTGCTCAGTCCAATACCGGCTATTCCAGCAAAAGAGGTCATGAAGGCGGTCAGATGCCAATTCAGCGCCGTCTGCCCAAACGCGGGTTCATTCCGATCGACCGTACTGAATATAAAGTATTCAACGTTGGTCAGCTGGATCAGATCATAGAAAAATACGGGCTGCAGGAGTTCTCCCTGGAGAACCTCTACATGAACGGCCTGATCAGCAAAACTGCCAAGGTGAAAGTACTGGGTCATGGTGAACTGAAAAGCAAAGTAGCGCTCAAGGTAAACGCGATCAGTGAAAAGGCAAAGCAGGCTATCGAAGCAGCTGGTGGATCAGTAGAACTGGTTTAA
- the rplX gene encoding 50S ribosomal protein L24 gives MKTRFKPKFNIKKGDLVVVIAGDDKDRTKPRKVLEVIIDKSRVLVEGVNIITKHTKPSAQNTKGGIVKQEAPIAISNVMLWDAKAGKATRVGRQRENGKVVRIAKKSGEVIK, from the coding sequence ATGAAAACTAGATTTAAGCCTAAGTTCAACATTAAGAAAGGCGACCTGGTTGTGGTAATTGCCGGTGATGACAAAGACCGGACCAAGCCCCGCAAGGTATTGGAGGTGATTATCGACAAGTCCCGTGTATTAGTGGAAGGCGTTAATATCATCACCAAGCACACCAAACCTTCTGCCCAGAATACCAAAGGCGGTATTGTCAAGCAGGAAGCGCCTATCGCTATCTCCAACGTGATGTTGTGGGATGCAAAGGCTGGCAAAGCTACGCGCGTAGGACGCCAGAGAGAAAACGGTAAAGTAGTTCGTATCGCTAAAAAATCAGGGGAGGTAATCAAATAA
- the rplP gene encoding 50S ribosomal protein L16, with the protein MLQPKRTKHRKMHKGRIKGNAKRGATLSFGSFGLKALEPKWITDRQIEAARVALTRHMKREGNVWIRIFPDKPITAKPLEVRMGKGKGAPDHWAAVVKPGRILFEADGVSMQVAKEAMELAAQKLPIKVKFIVRRDYVA; encoded by the coding sequence ATGTTACAGCCCAAGAGAACGAAACACAGGAAGATGCACAAAGGCCGCATCAAAGGTAACGCAAAGAGAGGCGCAACCCTTTCTTTCGGTTCATTCGGCCTTAAAGCATTGGAACCTAAGTGGATCACGGACCGTCAGATAGAAGCTGCACGGGTGGCGCTGACCAGGCATATGAAGCGTGAAGGTAACGTGTGGATCCGTATTTTCCCCGACAAACCGATCACTGCTAAGCCGTTGGAAGTGAGGATGGGTAAAGGTAAAGGTGCTCCAGACCATTGGGCAGCCGTTGTAAAGCCCGGTCGCATCCTGTTCGAAGCAGACGGTGTATCCATGCAAGTAGCCAAAGAAGCTATGGAACTGGCCGCACAGAAACTGCCGATCAAGGTGAAATTCATAGTGCGCCGCGATTACGTTGCTTAA